TCGGGCTCTTGGTTCTCACGACGATGCCCAAGACATGTTCCAAACGATCTCATTGACGGTGTTTGACAAACGGTCGTCATTCTCTGATGGATCCTTCGCTGCTTGGTTGTTCACCATCGCTCGCAATTTCTGCCTTAAGGCACTGCGCGGACGGAAACACACAACGGAGCTTACGGATGACATCTTACCGGTAGAGGAAGAGGAAACTCACAGTCAAGACTTCCTTCTCCGACAGGCCCTTCACAAGGCCATCGGTTCACTACCGCAGGAATTCAGAGAAGCTCTCGAGTTGAAATATTTCGAAGACCTGCCGTACGAAGACATCGCAAAGGCATTGGATATAACGGTCTCACTTGCAAAGGTGAGAGTGTTCCGAGCCAAAAAAATGATCCAGCAATCTATGTCCACGATAATCGACGAACTACGATGACGAATCAAGAACTACTCGCCGGCTTCCTCGATCGCTCTTTGAGCGAAGATGGCCTACTCGAGTTCGAAGCACGCAAGACCGCGTCGCCAGAATTCGCAAGCGAAGTACGCGAAATGCTGACCGTGGAGGAACTCCTCACAACAGCAGCACCACGCGTACACTATCCGGTTGAGTTCCTCGCCTCGGTAGAATCCGCCATTGCCACCAAGGTAGCGGCAGGTGCAACTGCATCTGGGTTCTTTACAAGCCTAGCACAGAATGCCTGGACATGGATCGCGGGCGGTACAGCCGCCGTTGTGATCGGAGGCGGTGCCATCTACTTGGCGTCTACTCCGTCACCTGAGCCAACAACTCACGCCAAAGCAATGATCTCAGCTGCACCCTCACCGGGAAACGCTCAGACAGTTGCAACGCCAGCCCCTGCACCAACGGTTGAACATGCACCTGTAGGTACGCGTTCAAATGCGAGACCGCAGCCTACAATGATCTCAACAGAGACAACACCGAGCAGTGTTGAGCTCAATGCCAACACCTCCGAACCTGATCCTGTAACGAAGCAGATCATCGCTGAGTACGAGAAGTGTAAGGGTTCCAACGATCAGGTTCGTTGCGCTCAGCTTGCACTGCAGATCGGTATCAAGCTTCGTAAAGATGATCATGGAACGGAAGCTCGACAGTATCTCGAGGCCGCGATCGGCCATGCACGCCAACTGAAGCTCGCAGAGTTTGAAATGGATGCCAATGGCGAACTCGGTCTGCTAGCAAGCACCGAAGGTGATGAACAACGTGCTGCTGCTGCCTTCCGCCGGGCTATCGAGATCGGTGACGCACAAAAGAAGAATACAAGCCGTTGGTCTTCAGCACTTGAGGATCTCGGAAAGAGATAATTGCCCTGGTATGTGTGTTCAAAGAACGGCGTCCGGATCCCTACGGTCGCCGTTCTGCTTTTATATACAGTTCTGCACGCTGATAGAAGTCTTTCTCAGGCGCCATCAGTCCACGACGGAACCACACATCGGCATTAACGGCTTTGCGAATAACAGGCGCTGATGATTGAAGGTATTCTGCATCATCACTCACAGCTGCCGGATAGAATTCAATGGTCGTAAACTCAGGAGCCCCGTTGAAGAGCTCGCGATCTGGTGTTGCAAGGAAATCTGGGGGCAATACACGAAGGACCTCAACGCGCGGAGAAGGTACGCCCGTTGCATCTGTCACCGACTGTGAACGCACCACTACACGGCCAGGCTCGCTCTTTGTGGTTGCACCCTCCTTGTCCTGAAGCTTGAGTTCTACCAAGATCTGTTGAGACATAACGGCATCTGTTTCAAGGTTCTCGTTCATGTTCCAGAGGATGGCCGGAGGAACAGCTCCGGTATCTGCAAAGGTGCGAACGGCTCGTCCGGATTGGAACATCGACACAGACCACTTCTCAATTCCTGCCTCGCTCACAACATCGGGCATCACGCGAACACTCGGAAGCCGTGTTTCATTCTGAATGTTGGATGCAGCGATGGGCTTGACGAGCAATCGACTAGGTTCAACAAACATCACCCAGGCCGGTTGCGAAGCCTGACCGCGTTTCACTTCAACGGACAGCCTGCGTGCGGGGATGTTGAATGTCTCTGTGAGGTAGGCGCGTACGGCTTCACAACGACGTTCAGCAAGCCCCTTCCCTTCTTCCGTACCATCGTCGTAGGTGAGCAACGTGCAGACCGCAGAAGGATGGACCCTCAGTCGGAACCCAATGATGTTCAGAACGTTGTATTGCCAATGCGTTGTTGCGTCTACAAGTGCAGATGCTTCCTTCCACGTAGACGCTTGAGATGCAGAGAGCTGTACATAGCGTTGTGGAAGTGTTGACGATGTATCATCGAATATCACCAGTGGCATGAAGGGCACCGTTCGCTCGAGTCGAATTCGTTGTGCACTCAAGCGTGCATCATCACTCACAGATCCGTCTTCATGAACAAATGCTAGTCGTAATGATCCGCGAAGGACGGAAGGGGGCTTTGGCAGTAACGTACGGTAGCTCTCACGAACCGTGACTCGTACAAGAGAACCGTCGATCAGAGAGTCGGTTATCGTTGATGCAAGTGTTGTGACCGGCTCGCGAACCTGGGCACTGAGGTCTACTGTGGTATCTCGAATAACCGTAACAAGTCTCTCACGCGCGGGTGGTGCAACATCTGCCGTCTTAGTCTCCGTTGTTGAACCAAGTACGTAGCGTACACCAACTCCAACGGTAAGACTCTGTGCTGTGAATGCACCGTCTGCATTAACGGAGTTGAACATTGTTGTGAAACCAACGTGAGGAACCAAGAACACGTTCTCTTCCGACGTCAGCGGGAATTTGCCTTCCGCACCCAAACTCAGTCCGAATACAGCTGCTGTGTTTGGGATATCACCTTCACCTGTTGTTTGCTCAATGGAACCATCAACAAATGGCAGACCCTCGGGGTCAGAGAAGCGAACTGTCTGCAGATAGTCTGTTGATACTGCGAACGAAACAGGAACACCTAGTCGGAGGCTAAGCCATGAGAGAGGTTCGAATCTGAGGTACGGCTGAATCTCGAGCAACGTAAATGAGCCGGTGAGTTCGTGTGCCAATGAAGCCAGATAGATCCCACCTTCTTCCGTTGCGATCGGTACAGTCTCTCCGGCTTGATAGGTTAGCGATGCATGAGAGAGGTTGAAACGAATGCCCCCTCGTAGTTCATTGAAGACCGGGAGGTCCGCACCTAGACCAAACCACCAGCCTATGGAACCGCCCATAGGTTCATACGTGAGTTGTCCGGGCGACGGGATGCCGGACACAGAGCGGAACGTACCGCTTGGAGCCACTACACTAATGCCACCAAGCGCATCGAATGCAACGGGAAGTGGTGCTTCCTGTGCAGCGATACGGACCGAAGCAATGATGAGGAGGACAAAAAGGAACCGTGGCATCGGTGCAAAATAGGTCTACTGCACCACGAATAGGCGAACAACGCTATTGATCGTATTTCCGGAAGCCCCCTCAACCACGAGTCGGGCATAATACGAGCCCGCAGGAAGGGCGATATCTGCTGCCCCACCGGAGCTGATCGAGAACTCACGTACGCCCGCTCGGAGCTGAGTTGTGAGGTCAACACGGACCTGGCCAAGGGCGTCGATCACGTCCAGACGTCCGGTCTGGACCGGAACATTTGCCACCCTGAGCGTGGATTGGGTCACAACCGGATTGGGATCCACATCGGCCACAAGCGTACTCTGCATGGGGTTCACATATCGCGGACGCCCATCCTGATAACGCCAGACATTGGTGACAAGTACCAGGGACGACCGCGGTTCCACCCTACGAGTGCCATCGTTTCCGACCGTAATGGAGGCTTCGGTGATGGTAAGGGGCGTGCGATCCGCATCACCCAGAACGATCACGCCCCGTGCCTGACCCACAACCAGACCGCTGCTGCCAATAAGTACGGAGCCATTGAGCCCCGTCTTCCCAACCTTAAGCATCGTTCGGTCATCTGCCACCACACGTTGCTGTCCGCTCTGAAGCAACGGCACGAACATTGTTGGGTTATACGTTACGTCACAGACAAAGGACTCCAGTGCCAATGGTACGTCTATCGGGTCATTTGTGGTCACCACAACATCAAACGTTGCGGTATCTCCG
This region of Ignavibacteria bacterium genomic DNA includes:
- a CDS encoding RNA polymerase sigma factor — translated: MTYTLLSDEELFALVRDGNDELAYRTLFKRYDKRVYAYCLRALGSHDDAQDMFQTISLTVFDKRSSFSDGSFAAWLFTIARNFCLKALRGRKHTTELTDDILPVEEEETHSQDFLLRQALHKAIGSLPQEFREALELKYFEDLPYEDIAKALDITVSLAKVRVFRAKKMIQQSMSTIIDELR